The window ACTCTTGAGGTAGCCGAACACGCACAGAGCCGGGGTCCTCAGCGTCCCAATGCGGATAGTCGCTCGAGTAACAGAGATGATCGGCGATCGACGGACATGTCTCCAAGAGGCGCTCCACTTTGGAAGCCTCAGCCACCATGGCGAATGGCTGCGTTGATGCCCAAACGTGCTCAGCGAAATACTCACTTGGCAACCGCTTGATAAGTGGGTTCTCAATCTTGAGCGCGGCATACCGTGAATCGAGTTCTGCCAACATCCAGGGCATCCAAGTGAATCCATACTCGTTGAACAATATTCGGAGGTGCGGGAATTTCTCAAAAACGCCGCTGCAGATGACACTCGTGAAATGGTGCATCCCGACTTGTTCCAAGCCTAGGTATATCTCGGTCATACTGGTCGGCAACCCGCCCGCGTACCATGCACCTTTACTCGTAAAGTCAGCGGCGGCGTGCGTGAAGATCACCAAGCCCGTTTCGTCCGCTGCGCGCAAAATCGGATCGTAGACCGGATGGCCGAGGGGCTTAAGAAACGGATTCGTCATCACGAGTGCCCCGACGATGCGAGGGTGATCCGCGAGACGGTATATCTCCTTGGCGGCTTCCTCAGGAGCGCTGACGGGGACAAGCAGAACGCCGTACAGGCGATCTTCTCGTCCATCGAGCCATTTGTCGATCGTATAGTCGTTGGCGGCTCGACACAGGGCAACTGAAGCGGGCGCATTCAGAATCCCCTGCTGCGTCCCGTAACCGAAAGTCAGCACCGCCCGAGCAATGCCATGTGGGTTCAGATGCTCATCAATCAACACCTGCCGGCTCGAGCCAGCCGCTCCGCCCTCTTTCGGCATGCATTCCAGCCTCGTCCCACCGCCGCCCGAAAAGGGGTAGTGGACCCAAGGCGGGAGGAACGGGCTGTATCCACCGCTTGACCCGTAACCGACATCCTGCACACTGTCTGCCAGACCAGGGCCGGCCGCGGCTGTAAAGTACTCGCGCCATGCCCTAGGCATGTACTGAATCAGGTCTCTGTCGAATGGCCAGCTGTGGTGGCAGTCGACGTCGATGATCATGTCGTTACTCATTTAACCTTCCTCAATCTACCGCTCGATAACGTGTCCGCAACGCTTGCAGTGTCGGTTGGACCGGATGGCAATCCGAACAGCCGCACGGCGTTCGCGCTCATTACCTTGTCGCCCCAGTCGTGCGGCAGCACTTCCAGGAGCCGAGAAGGACTGAGGTACTCCCGATCTGGATATCCGCTTGAATAGCAAATGATGTCGGCCAGACTTGGGTCGGCCTCCAGCACAGCCCTAAAGACCTCCGGATCCGAAGGCTGGAATGAGGAGTCTGTCCCGACGAAGAAATGCCTGTGGAAGACGTCGCTCGGCATTTCATTCTGAATCCATGCGATGCCCTGCCGGAACGCCATGTATTCCGTGTCAAATCGCCATAGGAATGGCGTCACCCAAGTCGCACCTGCGCCCAAGAGAAGAAACTTGAGCGACTTGAACCTCTCGACCACACCTTGGGCGATCAGGCTGGCAGCGTGGGTGGCCAGCGACTGGAAGCCAAGGACTCGGAATTCCGTATACGTTCCGGGCATTCCGCCCGCAGTCGGGTAGCTCGGAGCCTCCATTCCAGAGTCCCCCCCGGCGCGGATAATCAATGGTAAACCCATCTCTTCGGCCGCCTCGTAAATCGGGAAGTAGGCCGGGTGGCCAAAAGGCTTTCCCAAACCATTCGCTCCCAAAAGCACAGCGACAACCTGAGGGGGCTTGCCGATCCGCCTGATCTCCTCGGCGGCTGCGTCGGGAATCTGTGTGGGCACCAAGACCGCCGCACGGAGACGGTCGTCAGAGGCCAGCCATCGTTCGACCGTCCAGTCGTTGACGGCCCGCACCAGCTCAAGAGCCAACCGCGGCACCACCCCAATGGGAACGAACATGCCGAGCCCGTGGCAAAGGATGGCGCTGTCAATCCCGTTCGGGTTTAGATGCTGGTCAACGAGGCTCCCGGCGCTGCTGCCACCGGCAACGGCACCCTCTTCTTGAGAACCGGGGAAATAACGTCCATGGGGACTTTGATACGGGAAGTCGCCCCCCAGGGGACCGAAACCGAGCGGACCCGCGGGCTTGGGGCCCAGACCCAAAAGGAAGTCGTGCCAGGGCTGGCGGACGTGGTCCGCCACAAACTGGCGCCAGCCTGGCGGGAGGTACTCCACAATTTCGAGAGCCGTGGCCCAGTTGTGGTACACCCCGACATCGACGATTCTCCTGGGACGGTCGCCCAGCGCCTCAGGCTGTCCGCTCACTTCTCGACTCCCCATCTATTCATTGCGCCCCAATTCCTTCGATGACCCGAGGGCAACGCTTAACGCCGCGTTGCACTCGCGCAGCAAGACAATCGCGGCCGACTGGCCGCACACTTATCAGACATCTACTATCTTGGATGAGCAGATGAGCGCCGTCAAGCCCTACTTTGGTCCTTGGTCGCTCGGCCCCGTGTTTACCAAGGGCCTTCCGTTTCACTTTCACAGCGCCCGGAGGCCAGCCGCGCCCGGCGCGAACGCACCTGGACGGTCCGATCCGCTGCGTTCGTTCCGGGAGTCCAGCTCCACCCGCTGGGAGCTCTGGCGAACGAGGGCGTACGCCTGCGCGCTCGCGATGGCGGCGATCGCCATCGACCAGGAGGTGGCGGTGCTGAGCAGCGAGATCCCGCTCACATATGCGCGATTCGAGTTGCTCGTCGTCGCCCTGATTGCGACGGTGGAGGCCTTTGTCGAGGGGCGGCGGCCTTGAGGGAAAGGCGCGTTAGCCCGGCTCCAAGGGACATGACAGGCGGGGTTGACCGACGCAGATGAAAACGAGACCGAGTTCGGAGCCCTACTTAGCTGCGCCGCCCGTTTCTCTGCCAAGGCTCAGCGACCTCTCCGACTGTTGTGATTTCCGTCCAACTGTCGAGAGGGACACCGTATGCCTGAGCCGCCCTCTTGGCCGCCTCCAGGCTTTCGAACCAGAATTCACCCTGCTGAGCCGCCGGCAGCGAGCTTAGACCAGCCAGTAGGTAGCCTCTGGTCGGGTCGCCCAGGATTCTGAGTTGATACCGCACCGGCCCTGTCGCAAAGGGCCCGACCACCTCCGACTTTAGGTGGACCCCGGGGGGCATGGCTTCGTTCCTTGCCTTCACTGGCCAAGCATAGATTCAAAGGCGGGCCGTCCCGAGACTGAGGCCGTTGCCGAACTCGTACCTCTGGACAATGAATTCTGCCTATCTTCGAGAGTTGGCCAAGACCGGCCTCCTGGAGCAGGCCGGCGCCCTGGGAATGCTGGAAAAGTTGAAACGACCCGACCCAGCGGAGCCGGCGTGCGCGTGGCCTGGGCTACACCGAGGAGGGTAAACGGGACCCGAGCCGTTCGTTTTGGGTCAAGACCGCCGACAGATTCTCGACGGCATCCGCAGCGGCGGTCAGCTCTCGACCGACCGGATGGCGAAAACGCAGTCGAAGGTGCCGGTCACGCAGCCGCATTCGACCTCCTCCACGTACCAGTCGTTGGCCAGCCCGGCCCAGCGGAGGATGGTCTCGATGCTGGCGGTCCAGACGTGACACGACTTGACGGTCTTGATGCGTCCGAGAGCGAACATGTTGGAGAAGTTGACGAGCCAGAACTGGTGCTCGTCGACCTGCAGCCAGGCATGGGTGTGCTCGCCGCGCACGTTGTCCATGGCCTCGGTGAACGCCCTCACGACCCCCGCCAGCCTCCGCTGCCGGCCCGGAACCAGCCACCGCGGCCCGCCCATCCCGTGCCGGCCCTCGGCGAGCCAGCGCTCGGTGGCGCGCCGCCCCCACGCCCGGATCATGTCTTCGGCCTCGGGTCCGTAGACGGTCTCGAACGCCTCGTTCAGCCGGCTCAGCGACTCGACCGGCGACGAAAGCTGCTCGTCGTGCGGCGGGTCCTGCTCCACGTACTGCACGAGGCCGGCCGCGTAGGCGAGTTCCGGCCACCGATCGCCGCTGACATCGCGCGCGACGTGGACGAGGTTGCTGACGTGCGAGTTGAGGATGAACCGTCCCCTCGCCCGGGCCGCCCGCACCCCCATCATCTCCAGGGTCCGGATCGCCGACGCCCCGCCGGCGGTCGGGGTGGGAGGCGGCGACCCGTGCAGCCCGGCCGGCGAGGAGATGACCCGCATCGCGGCGGTCTCGGGCGGCAGGGCGGCCGGCGCGGGACGTGCCGAGGCGACTGCGGCCACCGCCGGCGCCACCGGCGCGGGCGGAGTCGCCGCCTGGCGGCGCTGCGGCAGCCTGGCCATCTGCGCGAGCAGCTCACGGACCGTCTGGGGCCGCTCGGCCGGGTCTTTCGCCAGCACCTTGGCCAGCAGCTGGTCGAGCTCGTCCGGCAGGTTGGCGTTGAGCTTCACCGCCGACGGTATGGGAGCGTTGACGGTGGCGTATGCGACCTCCATCCGGTTGGACCCGATGAACGGCAGCCGGCCCGTCAGCATCTCGAACGTCAGCACTCCCATGGCGTAGATGTCGGCGCGCTTGTCGACGTCGTGGCCCATCACCTGCTCCGGCGCCATGTAGCCCGGCGTGCCGATGGCCAGGCCGATCGTGGTCAGGTGCGTCGGTTGGCCAGCGCCTCGGGCCAGGCCGAAGTCCGCCAGCATCGCCCGCCCGTCGGCGTGGATGAGCACGTTCGTCGGCTTGAGGTCGCGATGGACGATGCCCGCGTCGTGGGCGTGCTGCAGGCCGTCGCCGATCTCCCGCAGGTACCGCCAGGCCGTCAGGGTGTCGAGCGGTCCGTGGTTCAAGACGTCGCGCAGCGTGCCGCCGCGAATCAGCGGCATGGTCAGGTAGGCGACCCCATCCGACATCTCGAAGTCATAAATCGGAAGGATGTTGGGGTGGTCGAGCTTGGCCAGGGTTTTGGCTTCGGTCTCGAAACGCTTGACGAACCCGTCGTCCTGAAAGAGCTCCGAAGACAGGGCCTTGAGCGCCACCTCCCGGCCCAGCGGCTGCTGCACGGCTCGGTAGACGACCGCCATCCCGCCCCCGCCGAGGCGCTCGACGATCTCGTACTGACCCAGCCTGGTCCCGGTGAGGTCCTTCACTTGCCCCCCCTGGCCAGGTTCTCGACGATCGCGATCAGGTCGGCAAGCCGGAACGGTTTGCTCAGCACGTTGTCGGCGCCCGCCTCCAGGAAGCGCTGATGGTCGCTCGCCATCGAGTGCGCGCTCGCGATGACGATCGGCATCGCCGGGATCTCCGCCTTGATCCGGCGCATCGCCTCGAGCCCGTCGATGCCCGGCATCGCGACGTCCATCAGGATCATCGACGGGCGCTGCCTGACCGCGATGTCCACGGCCTGGAGTCCATCAGCCGCGATGAGCACGCCGTAGCCCGCCTTTTCCAGCACTCGCTTGCACAGCCGCTGGGCGACGTCGTTGTCGTCAGCCACCAGCACCGTGAATGGAGCGGTCCCACCGGTGATCCCGATATCAGGCATGCCGTCGCTGCAACGGCGGGACGTTCTCAGCCGCCAGCGGGATGGTGAAATGAAACGCCGAACCGAGCCCGACCGCACTCTCGACCCAGATCTCACCGCCATGCATCTCTACGATCTGTTTAACGATCGTGAGGCCCAGGCCAGTCCCGGGAATCGACTGGGCAGCGCCGCTGCGGACGCGGCGGAAGCGTTCGAACACGTGGCCGATCTCGTCCGGCGGGATGCCCAGCCCCGTGTCGGTGACGCTGACCAGGGCGAACCTGCCCTCGGCGCGGCTGGACAGGGTGACCGTTCCACCCTCCGGTGAGTATTTGATCGCGTTGTTGACGAGGTTGCTCACGACCTGGATCAGCCGGTCGCGATCGCCGGCGACGATCGGCAGCCGCGGGTCGAGGTCGGCTTTGAACTCCGCCGTGGAGGCGGCCGTCCCGGCTCTGGCGATGGCCTCGCTCAGGACCTCGTTGATGTCCACATCGCCGGTGCGGATGCTCATGCGGCCCGATTCCATCCGGTCGAGGTCCAGCATGTCGCCGATCAGCCGGTTGACCCGGTCCGCGTCATTGAATATGTAGCCGCCGTACGCACGCACCTCGTCCGGCTCCAGGCCGCCGTCGCGAATGAGCTCGCTGAATCCCTGGATGCCGGTGAGTGCCGTCCGGAACTCGTGGCTGACGATCGACAGAAATTCCGTCTTGGTCCGGTCCAGCTTTTCAAGGGTGGCGTTGGCGCTGCGCTGAGATTCGAGTGCCTCGTTGAGCTGGTCGGAGGTTGCCCGCACCGTCGTGACGTCCTCGATCATCACCAGCATGTGCTCCAGCCGTCCGCTCGAATCCGGGATCGAAGTCGCCGTGAGCTGGAGCCAGAGCCACTTCCCGCCGCCGGTCGCGGCGCGGACCTGGATGCTGCTCCGAT of the bacterium genome contains:
- a CDS encoding serine/threonine protein kinase; translation: MKDLTGTRLGQYEIVERLGGGGMAVVYRAVQQPLGREVALKALSSELFQDDGFVKRFETEAKTLAKLDHPNILPIYDFEMSDGVAYLTMPLIRGGTLRDVLNHGPLDTLTAWRYLREIGDGLQHAHDAGIVHRDLKPTNVLIHADGRAMLADFGLARGAGQPTHLTTIGLAIGTPGYMAPEQVMGHDVDKRADIYAMGVLTFEMLTGRLPFIGSNRMEVAYATVNAPIPSAVKLNANLPDELDQLLAKVLAKDPAERPQTVRELLAQMARLPQRRQAATPPAPVAPAVAAVASARPAPAALPPETAAMRVISSPAGLHGSPPPTPTAGGASAIRTLEMMGVRAARARGRFILNSHVSNLVHVARDVSGDRWPELAYAAGLVQYVEQDPPHDEQLSSPVESLSRLNEAFETVYGPEAEDMIRAWGRRATERWLAEGRHGMGGPRWLVPGRQRRLAGVVRAFTEAMDNVRGEHTHAWLQVDEHQFWLVNFSNMFALGRIKTVKSCHVWTASIETILRWAGLANDWYVEEVECGCVTGTFDCVFAIRSVES
- a CDS encoding response regulator: MAVRSGSRVRSGSVRRFISPSRWRLRTSRRCSDGMPDIGITGGTAPFTVLVADDNDVAQRLCKRVLEKAGYGVLIAADGLQAVDIAVRQRPSMILMDVAMPGIDGLEAMRRIKAEIPAMPIVIASAHSMASDHQRFLEAGADNVLSKPFRLADLIAIVENLARGGK